From one Misgurnus anguillicaudatus chromosome 2, ASM2758022v2, whole genome shotgun sequence genomic stretch:
- the LOC141367280 gene encoding uncharacterized protein, whose translation MAEAYKIAEGNSRQSSARGKAQYDRKARGVVLKAGDRVLVRNLGERGAPGKLRSYWEKVVYVVKSQVSENPVYVVYPENGDSSKTRTLHRNLLLLVNDLPVEAPTMTTQSPKPGKQKKTSQTINKESIRDSDMADSDEENSGGGYWLRTPVSWTEPGTSHLPERVPVEEEYNQIHRREELRVQEDLSEKEPNTYLVPPVEDDVDEEREVAAFVEPERVASPSERSEAGVRRSTREKRPRQIYTYDTFGQPVLQPYPTLNAVTTYPITHIPVWGLNSCVPQIGYTNSYTPHTYLPYNFTLPVC comes from the coding sequence ATGGCAGAGGCATACAAGATTGCTGAAGGAAACAGTCGTCAATCAAGTGCGAGAGGGAAAGCTCAATACGACCGTAAAGCCAGAGGAGTGGTACTGAAAGCAGGAGACAGAGTGCTTGTTCGAAACCTTGGAGAACGAGGGGCGCCAGGGAAGTTACGGTCCTACTGGGAGAAAGTGGTCTACGTGGTGAAGAGTCAAGTCTCTGAAAACCCAGTCTATGTAGTTTATCCTGAGAATGGAGACAGTAGTAAAACCAGGACATTGCACCGTAACCTACTACTGCTGGTCAATGACTTACCTGTGGAAGCTCCTACAATGACAACCCAATCGCCGAAACCTGGAAAACAGAAAAAGACAAGTCAGACAATTAACAAAGAAAGCATCAGAGACAGTGACATGGCAGACTCAGATGAAGAAAACAGCGGCGGAGGATACTGGTTGAGAACCCCAGTTAGCTGGACAGAACCAGGGACTAGCCACTTACCTGAGCGAGTACCTGTAGAGGAAGAATACAATCAAATACACAGAAGGGAGGAATTAAGGGTACAGGAAGATCTGTCAGAAAAAGAACCAAATACTTACCTGGTACCACCTGTGGAAGATGATGTGGATGAGGAGAGGGAAGTAGCTGCTTTTGTCGAGCCAGAGAGAGTAGCAAGTCCAAGTGAAAGGAGTGAAGCTGGAGTAAGGAGGTCTACGAGGGAGAAAAGGCCAAGACAGATTTACACTTATGATACCTTTGGTCAGCCTGTGCTACAGCCATACCCAACACTTAATGCAGTGACAACTTACCCAATCACACACATACCTGTTTGGGGTTTGAATAGTTGCGTACCACAAATTGGTTATACCAATTCATACACTCCTCACACATACTTACCATACAATTTCACtttacctgtgtgttga